GCCACGAGCCATCAGCTTAAAGACGGACTGATGGCTCATAGCCTGACATTTGTGGATTTCTGTGCCTTAATTTTCTAGAGCTACCCCAGAGGCTTCGCAGCAGGTCAGAATGGATAGGTGCTCGCCGGGTCTGCCGGTAGGTATGGGCTGTGACCAGTGCTTGGGCTCAGCGTAATCGAAAACAGCGAGGCCTAGATGATCTTGACGATCGCACCATAGTCGCCCAGCAGAATGTGCCTCAGCGTCTCCTGACTAGGAACCAAGTCAGAGTAGTGGACTTTCGACAATCCGCTACACAAAATTGTTATGCCACGCAACGTGCAATGGCGTAATAAAGAGCGTCTAGATTAAACTTATGTATCTGTTTTTCATAATGCAGGCCTGCTTTCTCTATGACTCTCCTTGAAGCTTGATTATCAGGCATTACCATTGCAACTATTCTGTCTAAGTTGGCTACGTTGAAACCGTAAGAAATTGATGCTCTCACAGCTTGAGTTGCAATTCCTCTTCCCCAATAATCTCTGGCTAAACCGTAAAGAACTTCAACCTCACCTAACTCGCTAAGATAGCGAAGACCACAATAACCAACCATCTCAAATGGAGAAGTATTTTCTACGATCGCCCAGACTCCATAACTTCGCTGCTGCCAATGTGAAATAAAGGACTGAAGTGCCTTCTCTGTATTTTCTCTAGAAATTGGAACACCTTGACTGGGTAGAAAGCAAGTTACTTCAGGATCAGCCCAAATTGCTGCAAGGGCATCCAAATCAGAAACTTGAATAGGACGCATTTTGAATCCGTCGATCTGCAAAACCGTTGGATCAGTAGAACTTACCATAAGCATCTTTATCAAGCTGCAACATTAACCTAACATCAGCTCTCTAGATGATCTTGTAATGACTATCCG
The nucleotide sequence above comes from Pseudanabaena sp. FACHB-2040. Encoded proteins:
- a CDS encoding GNAT family N-acetyltransferase, with translation MVSSTDPTVLQIDGFKMRPIQVSDLDALAAIWADPEVTCFLPSQGVPISRENTEKALQSFISHWQQRSYGVWAIVENTSPFEMVGYCGLRYLSELGEVEVLYGLARDYWGRGIATQAVRASISYGFNVANLDRIVAMVMPDNQASRRVIEKAGLHYEKQIHKFNLDALYYAIARCVA